Proteins from a single region of Runella sp. SP2:
- a CDS encoding carbon-nitrogen hydrolase family protein, with translation METNKDLKSIGNIELVFLKPEDYQEIKEMMIETYSSMPNAYWKEHHIKTLITIFHEGQVGIRVDNELAGCALSIIVDYEKVDSKHTYKAITGNYSFKTHTNEGDVLYGIDVFIKPKFRGLRLGRRLYDYRKELCEKLNLKGIVFGGRIPNYHNYSAAISPKEYIDKVRNKEIHDPVLNFQLSNDFHPARILQGYLEGDKDSNEYAVLLEWDNVYYEKITDQAAFKKSIIRLGLIQWQMRLYNNFEELMQQAEYFVDAVSGYRSDFALFPEFFNAPLMSDYNHLSEPKAIRKLAEYTERIVNRFSELAISYNINIITGSMPEVVDNHLYNVGYLCKRDGGIERFEKLHVTPDEAKIWGMQGGNTIKTFDTDCGKIGILICYDVEFPELSRILAEEGMHILFVPFLTDTQNGYSRVRNCAQARAIENECYVAIAGSVGNLPKVHNMDIQYAQSMVFTPCDFSFPTNGIKAEATPNTEMILIADVDIDMLRELNQFGSVRNLKDRRTDIYSIIRKNEVKEKQ, from the coding sequence ATGGAGACAAACAAAGACCTAAAATCAATTGGGAATATTGAGTTGGTTTTTCTAAAACCAGAAGATTACCAAGAGATTAAAGAAATGATGATTGAGACCTATTCCAGTATGCCTAATGCCTACTGGAAAGAACATCACATCAAAACCTTGATCACTATTTTTCACGAGGGGCAAGTGGGCATCAGAGTAGATAATGAGTTGGCTGGGTGTGCCTTATCCATAATTGTTGACTACGAAAAAGTTGACTCTAAACATACATACAAAGCAATCACGGGAAATTACAGCTTTAAGACCCATACCAACGAAGGAGATGTTTTGTACGGAATCGACGTATTTATAAAACCAAAGTTTCGGGGCCTGCGATTGGGAAGGCGTTTGTATGATTACCGAAAAGAGCTTTGTGAAAAATTAAACCTTAAAGGAATAGTGTTTGGAGGCCGAATTCCTAATTATCATAACTATTCCGCTGCCATTTCTCCTAAAGAGTATATTGATAAGGTGCGAAACAAGGAAATACACGACCCTGTGTTGAATTTTCAATTGTCGAACGACTTTCACCCTGCCCGCATCCTGCAAGGGTATTTGGAAGGCGATAAAGACTCCAACGAATATGCCGTACTGCTGGAGTGGGATAATGTTTACTACGAGAAAATCACTGATCAGGCGGCCTTTAAAAAGTCAATTATCCGATTAGGCCTGATACAATGGCAAATGAGGTTATACAATAACTTTGAGGAACTTATGCAGCAGGCTGAATACTTTGTGGATGCCGTATCGGGCTACAGGTCTGATTTTGCCCTGTTTCCTGAGTTCTTCAATGCCCCTTTGATGTCTGATTATAATCATCTCTCCGAACCAAAAGCCATCAGAAAGTTAGCCGAATATACGGAGCGCATTGTGAATCGCTTTTCTGAACTTGCCATCTCCTACAATATCAACATCATTACCGGCAGTATGCCGGAGGTCGTTGATAATCATCTGTACAATGTGGGGTATTTATGCAAAAGAGACGGGGGAATTGAGCGATTCGAAAAATTGCACGTAACCCCCGATGAAGCAAAGATATGGGGCATGCAGGGCGGCAACACCATCAAAACCTTTGATACCGATTGCGGAAAAATAGGCATCCTTATTTGCTATGATGTGGAATTTCCCGAGTTAAGCCGCATTTTAGCTGAGGAAGGAATGCATATTCTATTTGTGCCCTTTCTGACCGACACTCAAAACGGATATTCAAGGGTGAGAAACTGCGCTCAGGCAAGAGCCATCGAAAACGAATGTTATGTCGCCATCGCTGGAAGCGTAGGAAACTTGCCGAAAGTACACAACATGGATATTCAATATGCTCAATCCATGGTTTTTACCCCCTGCGATTTTTCGTTTCCTACTAATGGAATAAAAGCGGAAGCTACCCCCAATACCGAAATGATTTTAATTGCTGATGTGGATATTGATATGTTACGGGAATTAAATCAATTTGGAAGTGTTCGAAATTTAAAAGACAGAAGAACGGATATTTATTCAATAATACGTAAAAACGAGGTCAAAGAGAAGCAATAA
- a CDS encoding AMP nucleosidase, with translation MKSKEEIVENWLPRYTGTPLEVFGEYILLTNFINYVQMFADKYGVEVYGRDRAMQTATADNITIINFGMGSAMAATVMDLLSAINPKAVLFLGKCGGLKKTQIGDLVLPIAAIRGEGTSNDYMRPEIPALPSFRLQRAVSSMIKKHELDYWTGTVYTTNRRIWEHDETFKEYLREIRAMAIDMETATIFTVGFVNQIPHGALLLVSDNPLVPEGVKTEESDKKVTSQFVNRHLQLGIDSLVELASSGESVKHLRFE, from the coding sequence ATGAAAAGCAAAGAAGAAATCGTAGAAAATTGGCTCCCACGCTACACAGGAACTCCGCTGGAGGTCTTCGGAGAATACATTTTGTTGACCAACTTCATCAATTACGTACAAATGTTTGCCGATAAGTACGGGGTCGAAGTGTATGGTCGCGACCGTGCCATGCAAACCGCAACTGCCGATAACATCACCATCATTAACTTTGGGATGGGCAGCGCCATGGCGGCCACGGTGATGGATTTATTGTCGGCCATCAATCCCAAGGCAGTGCTGTTTTTGGGAAAATGTGGTGGATTGAAAAAAACGCAAATCGGGGACTTGGTACTTCCGATTGCGGCCATTCGCGGCGAAGGAACAAGCAACGATTACATGCGACCAGAGATTCCTGCGTTGCCCTCTTTTCGTTTGCAACGGGCCGTGTCGTCCATGATTAAAAAGCACGAGTTAGATTACTGGACAGGTACGGTCTATACCACCAACCGCCGAATTTGGGAACACGACGAGACATTTAAAGAATACCTTCGCGAAATCAGAGCGATGGCGATTGACATGGAAACGGCGACCATATTTACCGTTGGGTTTGTCAACCAAATCCCCCATGGCGCATTGTTGTTGGTTTCTGATAACCCACTGGTGCCAGAAGGGGTAAAAACCGAAGAGAGTGACAAAAAAGTAACTTCTCAGTTTGTAAACCGTCACCTACAGCTTGGCATCGACTCCTTGGTGGAACTAGCCAGTTCAGGCGAATCGGTCAAGCACTTACGTTTTGAATAA